In the genome of Massilia sp. PAMC28688, one region contains:
- a CDS encoding patatin-like phospholipase family protein yields the protein MKLARAIALAGGCAMALGTAFARPQAEGVPTIAPAERPRVALVLSGGGARGFAHIGVLRALRDMRVPVDMVVGTSMGSVVGGAYAAGVSVPDLERMARNTDWDRVVAYRPAREDLHFRRREEDVLLPSRIEFSLHGEGVSLPPAAAGNAALERTLGRLIPSGTRDRPVSQLALPFRSVASDLLSGDLVDLVDTPLFLTMRASLAVPGVFAPVRVNGRLVVDGGLVRNLPVDLAHKMGADVVIAVNVGTTLAAEKELRSALGVAQQMVNILTEQNVQRSLKELRTQDILISPALDGVGFLEFRDAGLAIKAGETAAHAMAARLAPLALEPAAYALFENTRLAPPPLSDQPLKLARVDVVSTGRVHAKVLETQSGLVAGQQLTREEVRVAGERLYGRGDVERVETEIDDDGGQRRVKITVQEAPWATSRLRVGLELASDFDDSNSFALKLMHVKSSVNSWGGEIRTVARVGDAREFGLQFYQPLGAGSPWYLAPSLQYGSAARDLFSQGRRVSRAVFADTTGTLVLGRELWSWGDLQLGVTRQRAGKRAVIPDQTDDTERGYGTTQFVRYRLDTLDSLGFPSRGNLVEARIEGSPGNRGVGAQATTSLIGMHAFSAGNWAGHVYGEYAHARYGFSPLSLGGFLRLSGTVPDSIQGRSVAFARVVSARRIGALPLALGGTVRAGFSVEVGGGFDLEQAAPGRRVKQAVSGFLSVDTRFGPAYVGAGATKDGKGTMYLFLGPTW from the coding sequence TTGAAGCTCGCCCGCGCCATTGCGCTTGCCGGTGGATGCGCCATGGCGCTGGGGACGGCGTTCGCCCGGCCGCAGGCCGAGGGCGTACCAACGATCGCCCCGGCCGAGCGCCCGCGCGTGGCACTGGTACTGTCCGGGGGCGGTGCGCGCGGCTTTGCCCACATCGGCGTGCTGCGCGCGCTGCGCGACATGCGGGTGCCGGTGGACATGGTGGTAGGCACCAGCATGGGCAGCGTGGTCGGCGGCGCCTATGCGGCCGGCGTGTCGGTCCCGGACCTGGAACGCATGGCGCGCAATACCGACTGGGACCGCGTGGTCGCGTACCGGCCGGCGCGCGAAGACCTGCATTTCAGGCGCCGCGAAGAAGATGTCCTGCTCCCCTCGCGCATTGAATTCAGCCTGCATGGTGAAGGGGTTTCCCTGCCGCCTGCCGCTGCCGGCAATGCCGCGCTGGAGCGCACGCTCGGGCGCCTGATCCCGTCCGGCACGCGCGACCGTCCTGTGAGCCAGCTGGCACTGCCATTTCGTTCGGTCGCCTCAGACCTGCTTAGCGGCGACCTGGTGGACCTGGTCGACACGCCGCTGTTCCTCACCATGCGCGCCTCGCTGGCGGTGCCGGGCGTGTTCGCGCCGGTGCGGGTGAATGGGCGCCTGGTGGTGGACGGTGGCCTGGTACGCAACCTGCCGGTCGACCTTGCCCACAAGATGGGGGCCGATGTGGTCATTGCCGTCAATGTGGGCACTACCCTGGCAGCCGAGAAGGAGCTGCGCAGCGCGCTGGGCGTGGCCCAGCAGATGGTCAACATCCTCACTGAACAGAACGTGCAGCGCTCTCTCAAGGAACTGCGGACGCAGGACATCCTGATTTCACCGGCGCTTGACGGCGTAGGCTTCCTCGAGTTTCGCGACGCCGGCCTGGCCATCAAGGCCGGAGAAACGGCCGCCCATGCCATGGCGGCGCGCCTGGCCCCGCTGGCGCTGGAGCCGGCCGCGTACGCGCTGTTTGAAAACACCCGCCTGGCGCCGCCCCCGCTGTCGGACCAGCCGCTCAAGCTGGCGCGGGTCGACGTCGTGAGCACCGGCCGCGTGCATGCCAAAGTGCTTGAAACACAGTCAGGCCTGGTCGCTGGCCAGCAGCTCACGCGGGAAGAAGTGCGCGTCGCCGGCGAGCGCCTGTACGGGCGCGGCGATGTGGAGCGGGTCGAGACCGAGATCGATGACGATGGCGGCCAGCGGCGCGTGAAAATCACGGTGCAGGAAGCACCGTGGGCCACCAGCCGCCTGCGCGTGGGGCTGGAACTGGCCAGTGATTTCGATGACAGCAATTCGTTCGCGCTCAAACTGATGCACGTGAAGTCGTCGGTCAACAGCTGGGGTGGTGAGATTCGCACCGTGGCGCGGGTGGGCGACGCGCGCGAGTTCGGGCTGCAGTTCTACCAGCCGCTGGGCGCCGGCTCGCCATGGTACCTGGCGCCATCGCTGCAATATGGTTCGGCTGCGCGCGACCTGTTCTCGCAGGGCCGGCGCGTGAGCCGCGCCGTGTTTGCCGATACCACCGGCACCCTGGTGCTGGGACGGGAGCTGTGGTCGTGGGGCGACCTGCAGCTGGGCGTGACGCGCCAGCGTGCGGGCAAGCGCGCCGTCATACCCGACCAGACCGATGATACAGAGCGTGGCTATGGCACCACCCAGTTCGTCCGCTACCGGCTTGACACGCTCGACTCGCTGGGGTTTCCAAGCCGGGGCAACCTGGTGGAGGCGCGCATCGAAGGCTCGCCCGGCAACCGCGGCGTGGGCGCCCAGGCCACCACCTCGCTGATCGGCATGCACGCCTTCAGTGCCGGTAACTGGGCCGGCCATGTGTACGGCGAGTATGCGCACGCCAGGTATGGATTTTCACCGCTGTCGCTGGGCGGCTTCCTGCGCCTGTCGGGCACCGTGCCCGATTCGATCCAGGGCCGCAGCGTGGCCTTTGCGCGCGTGGTGTCGGCGCGCCGCATCGGCGCCCTGCCGCTGGCGCTGGGCGGCACCGTGCGCGCCGGCTTTTCGGTGGAGGTGGGCGGCGGCTTCGACCTGGAGCAGGCGGCGCCCGGGCGGCGCGTGAAGCAGGCCGTCAGCGGCTTCCTGTCAGTCGATACGCGCTTCGGTCCGGCCTACGTGGGCGCCGGCGCGACCAAGGACGGCAAGGGCACCATGTATCTGTTCCTGGGACCGACCTGGTAG
- a CDS encoding helix-turn-helix domain-containing protein — MSSPEQVLAVLRAQLRAANITYRQLAERIDMSESSVKRMFGQKDMTLTRLAQICKAAGIPMEDVLRLAADATPHADTLTLAQEKSLMANPRLLLVAICCLGHWTLDQIIETYSMSEPECIGLLVELDRLGLIELKPGNRYTMRVSNAFRWIADGPVQQYVREHVVGDYFGGRFDGNGEMLMCLPARLSSASAQELQQKIQQLAGELARLHQGDRKLASAEREGMTLLLGFRSWEFAAFTALRRK; from the coding sequence ATGAGTTCACCCGAGCAGGTTCTTGCAGTGCTGAGAGCGCAGCTGCGCGCCGCCAATATCACTTACCGGCAGTTGGCCGAACGCATCGACATGAGCGAATCCAGCGTCAAGCGGATGTTTGGCCAGAAGGATATGACTCTCACCCGCCTGGCGCAGATCTGCAAGGCCGCCGGTATCCCCATGGAGGATGTGCTGCGGCTGGCGGCCGACGCCACGCCCCATGCCGACACACTCACGCTGGCACAGGAAAAGTCGCTCATGGCCAATCCGCGCCTGCTGCTGGTCGCCATCTGCTGCCTTGGCCACTGGACCCTGGACCAGATCATCGAGACCTACAGCATGAGCGAGCCGGAATGCATCGGCCTGCTCGTCGAGCTCGATCGCCTCGGCCTCATCGAACTCAAGCCTGGCAACCGCTATACGATGCGCGTCTCCAACGCCTTCCGCTGGATCGCAGACGGGCCGGTGCAGCAGTATGTGCGCGAGCATGTGGTGGGCGATTATTTCGGCGGGCGCTTCGATGGCAATGGTGAAATGCTGATGTGCCTGCCGGCCCGGCTGTCATCGGCCAGCGCCCAGGAGCTCCAGCAAAAAATCCAGCAGCTGGCCGGCGAACTGGCGCGCCTGCATCAAGGCGACCGCAAGCTGGCGTCCGCCGAGCGCGAAGGCATGACGCTGCTGCTCGGCTTTCGCTCATGGGAATTTGCGGCCTTTACCGCCTTGCGCCGAAAATAA
- the hslU gene encoding ATP-dependent protease ATPase subunit HslU gives MNMTPLEIVSELDKHVVGQAKAKRAVAIALRNRWRRQQVAEPLRHEITPKNILMIGPTGVGKTEIARRLARLADAPFIKIEATKFTEVGYVGRDVDTIIRDLIDIGVKQTRLAEMKKVRQRAEDAAEDRVIDILVPPPRDFGFQPAAAADAKDGKEGKEGDSTRQTFRKRLREGALDEREIELDVAEAGPQMEIMAPPGMEEMTEQIKSMFSGMGAARKKPRKIKIREAMKLLIDEEAAKLINEDEMKQKAIQNVEQNGIVFLDEIDKIASRSEVGGADVSRAGVQRDLLPLVEGTTVNTKYGMIKTDHILFIASGAFHLAKPSDLIPELQGRFPIRVELESLSIADFECILTSTDACLTKQYEALLATEDVKVDFAADGITRLAEIAFSVNERTENIGARRLYTVMEKLLEEVSFTASETSGRVVTIDAAYVNERLDKLADNEDLSRYVL, from the coding sequence ATGAACATGACCCCTCTTGAAATCGTTTCGGAACTGGACAAGCACGTGGTGGGCCAGGCCAAGGCCAAGCGCGCCGTCGCCATTGCCCTGCGCAACCGCTGGCGGCGCCAGCAGGTGGCCGAGCCCCTGCGCCATGAAATCACGCCCAAGAACATCCTCATGATCGGCCCCACGGGCGTGGGCAAGACCGAGATTGCGCGCCGCCTGGCGCGTCTGGCCGACGCTCCCTTCATCAAGATCGAAGCGACCAAGTTCACGGAAGTGGGCTATGTGGGGCGCGACGTCGACACCATCATCCGCGACCTGATCGACATCGGCGTCAAGCAGACCCGGCTGGCGGAAATGAAAAAGGTGCGCCAGCGGGCCGAAGACGCCGCGGAAGACCGCGTGATCGACATCCTGGTGCCGCCGCCGCGCGACTTTGGCTTCCAGCCGGCCGCGGCCGCCGACGCCAAGGATGGCAAGGAAGGCAAGGAAGGCGACAGCACGCGCCAGACCTTCAGGAAGCGCCTGCGCGAAGGGGCGCTGGACGAGCGCGAGATCGAGCTTGACGTGGCCGAGGCGGGACCGCAAATGGAAATCATGGCGCCGCCGGGCATGGAAGAAATGACCGAGCAGATCAAGAGCATGTTTTCCGGCATGGGCGCGGCGCGCAAGAAGCCGCGCAAGATCAAGATCCGCGAAGCGATGAAACTGCTCATTGACGAAGAGGCGGCCAAGCTCATCAATGAAGACGAGATGAAGCAGAAAGCGATCCAGAATGTCGAGCAGAACGGCATCGTGTTTCTCGACGAGATAGACAAGATCGCCTCGCGTTCGGAAGTGGGCGGGGCGGACGTCTCTCGCGCGGGCGTGCAGCGCGACCTGTTGCCGCTGGTGGAAGGCACGACCGTCAACACCAAGTACGGCATGATCAAGACCGACCACATCCTGTTCATTGCCTCGGGCGCCTTCCACCTGGCCAAGCCGAGCGACCTCATTCCCGAACTGCAGGGGCGTTTTCCGATCCGGGTCGAGCTCGAATCGCTGTCCATTGCCGACTTCGAGTGCATCCTCACCAGCACCGACGCCTGCCTGACCAAGCAGTATGAAGCGCTGCTGGCAACGGAAGACGTCAAGGTCGACTTTGCGGCTGACGGCATCACGCGCCTGGCCGAGATCGCGTTTTCGGTCAACGAGCGCACCGAAAACATTGGTGCCCGGCGCCTGTACACGGTCATGGAAAAGCTGCTGGAAGAAGTCTCCTTTACCGCCAGCGAAACGAGCGGGCGGGTGGTGACGATTGACGCGGCCTACGTCAACGAGCGGCTCGACAAATTGGCCGACAACGAAGACTTGTCGCGCTACGTACTGTAA
- the gspE gene encoding type II secretion system ATPase GspE, which produces MSNLLPYAFARDFGVLARPSDEAEQTVEVWISGATAPAAIAEVSRRFGRIALRRMERADLEAAIASAYAGAGGDASQVADEFDADLDLTKLLQDVPAIEDLLESSDDAPVIRMINALLTQALREGASDIHIEPFEQTSTVRFRIDGALRDIVRPRKAIHASLISRIKIMAQLDIAEKRLPQDGRITLRVGGKGVDVRVSTLPTGHGERAVLRLLDKEAGKLDLSHLGMSEGLLPQFDALINQPHGIVLVTGPTGSGKTTTLYAALSRLNASTTNILTVEDPIEYDLIGVGQTQVNARIDMSFAKALRAILRQDPDVIMIGEIRDLETAQIAVQASLTGHLVLATLHTNDAAAAVTRLLDMGIEPFLLSSSLLGVMAQRLVRKLCVHCKVNEGATWKAVGCDKCGHTGYHGRVGVYELLQTTDEIRAQIHNQASEADIRVAAQRTGMKTMREDGERWLREGVTTPAELLRVTKD; this is translated from the coding sequence ATGAGTAACCTTTTACCCTACGCTTTTGCGCGCGACTTCGGCGTGCTGGCGCGTCCCAGCGACGAAGCCGAGCAGACCGTCGAGGTGTGGATCTCGGGCGCCACGGCGCCGGCGGCGATTGCGGAAGTGTCGCGCCGCTTTGGGCGCATCGCCCTGCGCCGCATGGAGCGGGCCGACCTGGAAGCGGCCATTGCCAGCGCCTATGCCGGTGCAGGCGGCGACGCCTCGCAGGTGGCCGATGAATTCGACGCCGACCTTGACCTGACCAAGCTGCTGCAGGACGTCCCGGCCATCGAGGACTTGCTGGAGTCGTCCGACGACGCGCCTGTCATCCGCATGATCAACGCGCTGCTCACCCAGGCACTGCGCGAAGGCGCCTCCGACATTCACATCGAACCGTTCGAGCAGACGTCTACCGTCCGCTTTCGGATCGACGGCGCGCTGCGCGACATCGTACGGCCGCGCAAGGCGATCCACGCATCGTTGATCTCGCGGATCAAGATCATGGCGCAGCTCGACATTGCCGAAAAACGCCTGCCGCAGGACGGCCGCATCACCCTGCGGGTGGGCGGCAAGGGCGTGGACGTGCGCGTCTCGACCCTGCCTACCGGCCACGGCGAACGCGCCGTATTGCGTCTGCTGGACAAGGAAGCGGGCAAGCTCGATCTGTCGCACCTTGGCATGAGTGAAGGCTTGCTGCCGCAGTTCGATGCGCTTATCAACCAGCCGCACGGTATTGTGCTCGTCACCGGGCCAACCGGCTCGGGCAAGACCACCACGCTGTACGCGGCGCTGTCGCGCCTGAACGCCTCGACCACCAACATCCTGACCGTGGAAGACCCGATCGAGTACGACCTGATTGGCGTCGGGCAGACCCAGGTCAACGCCCGGATCGACATGAGCTTTGCCAAGGCCCTGCGCGCGATCTTGCGCCAGGACCCGGACGTGATCATGATCGGCGAGATCCGCGACCTGGAAACGGCGCAGATCGCGGTGCAGGCCTCGCTCACCGGCCACCTGGTACTGGCCACCCTGCACACCAATGATGCCGCCGCTGCGGTCACGCGTTTGCTGGACATGGGCATCGAGCCATTCCTGCTGTCGTCATCACTGCTGGGCGTGATGGCGCAGCGTCTGGTGCGCAAGCTGTGCGTGCACTGCAAGGTCAACGAAGGCGCCACGTGGAAAGCAGTGGGCTGCGACAAGTGCGGCCACACCGGCTACCACGGCCGCGTGGGCGTCTACGAGCTGCTCCAGACCACCGACGAAATCCGCGCCCAGATCCATAACCAGGCCTCGGAAGCGGATATTCGCGTGGCGGCCCAGCGCACCGGCATGAAAACCATGCGTGAAGATGGCGAGCGCTGGCTGCGTGAAGGCGTGACCACGCCGGCCGAACTGCTGCGCGTGACGAAAGACTAA
- a CDS encoding type II secretion system protein N, whose product MKRLPLIFSLLGLIALSASVAFWFLKLYKPETRPMAAIVEEGVPEPQADAGATLFGGQVVTVAVSNYQLTGVVSAGAEGVAILMADGQAAKAVQVGKEIATGVVLKEVHPKHVVLSEGGIIKRIELATDDKAAAMGGLAAPVEMDPGQQQLQQQMQIQQQQMQQQQMQQQMQMQQMQQQQMQQGTVAPQELPGADVPVPPNQPMEVPVALPPGVPAPPPPVQMPAPTRSSNGMNNNQMPTQ is encoded by the coding sequence ATGAAGCGTTTGCCCTTAATTTTCAGCCTGCTTGGATTGATCGCCCTGTCGGCGTCGGTCGCCTTCTGGTTTTTGAAACTGTACAAGCCCGAAACCCGTCCCATGGCCGCAATCGTGGAAGAGGGCGTGCCCGAACCGCAGGCCGATGCGGGCGCCACGCTGTTCGGCGGCCAGGTCGTCACGGTCGCGGTGAGTAACTACCAGCTCACCGGCGTGGTGTCGGCCGGGGCGGAGGGTGTGGCCATCCTGATGGCTGACGGCCAGGCTGCCAAGGCGGTCCAGGTGGGCAAGGAGATCGCCACCGGCGTGGTGCTGAAGGAAGTCCACCCCAAGCACGTGGTGCTGTCGGAAGGCGGCATCATCAAGCGGATCGAACTGGCCACCGACGACAAGGCAGCGGCCATGGGCGGGCTGGCCGCGCCGGTGGAGATGGACCCCGGGCAGCAGCAATTGCAGCAGCAGATGCAGATACAGCAACAGCAGATGCAGCAACAGCAGATGCAGCAGCAGATGCAGATGCAGCAAATGCAGCAGCAGCAAATGCAGCAAGGTACGGTGGCTCCGCAGGAACTGCCGGGGGCTGACGTGCCGGTGCCGCCAAACCAGCCGATGGAAGTGCCGGTCGCGCTGCCCCCTGGCGTACCGGCCCCGCCGCCGCCGGTGCAGATGCCGGCGCCCACGCGCAGCAGCAACGGCATGAACAACAACCAGATGCCGACCCAATAA
- the hslV gene encoding ATP-dependent protease subunit HslV: MEQFHGTTILCVRRGKQVALGGDGQVTLGNIIMKGTARKVRKLYQGKVLCGFAGGTADAFTLLDRFEGKLEKHQGNLLRASVELAKDWRTDRVLRRLEAMLLVADHESTLVITGNGDVLEPEDGIGAIGSGGTYAQSAAKALHENTELSPAEIVTKALTIAGQLCIYTNLSHIVETLD; this comes from the coding sequence ATGGAACAATTTCACGGCACCACCATCCTGTGCGTACGCCGGGGCAAGCAAGTTGCCCTGGGCGGCGATGGCCAGGTAACGCTTGGCAACATCATCATGAAAGGCACGGCCCGCAAGGTGCGCAAGCTGTACCAGGGCAAGGTCCTGTGCGGCTTTGCCGGCGGCACCGCCGACGCCTTTACCCTGCTCGACCGTTTCGAAGGCAAGCTGGAAAAGCACCAGGGCAACCTGCTGCGCGCCTCGGTCGAGCTGGCCAAGGACTGGCGCACCGACCGCGTGCTGCGGCGCCTGGAAGCCATGCTGCTGGTGGCCGACCATGAATCGACCCTCGTCATTACCGGTAATGGCGACGTGCTCGAGCCCGAGGACGGCATTGGCGCCATCGGTTCGGGCGGCACCTACGCCCAGTCCGCCGCCAAGGCTTTGCACGAAAATACCGAGCTGTCGCCCGCCGAGATCGTCACCAAAGCGCTGACCATCGCCGGCCAGCTCTGCATCTATACCAATTTGTCCCACATTGTCGAAACGCTGGACTGA
- the gspF gene encoding type II secretion system inner membrane protein GspF, with protein MPAFRYEAVDAGGATHKGVVNADSARSARADLRVQGLTPLAVEAIELQVDAQGVAKSRGFRERLSQVELALFTRQLASLLEAGLPLEQAFTALLEQAERPYVRDLIASIRSEVMGGASFSDALSRHPRDFAEIFRALVASGEQIGHLARVLSRLADYIERRNALVQKVRLAFTYPAIVTVVAFAIVIFLLTYVVPQIVSVFANTKQKLPFLTVMMLGVSNFVRSYGIVVGIALIAAFVAWRRTLQNPAVKRRWHAWLLTAPIYGKFERSLNTARFASTLAITTGSGVPILRALDTSRDTLSNVAMKELVEQASASVREGVSLARALSAQRHFPPMLIHMIRAGEITGELPAMLERAANSQQQDLERRTLTIAGLLEPFLILSMGVVVLLIVLAVLMPIIEINQLVR; from the coding sequence ATGCCAGCATTTCGCTACGAAGCCGTCGATGCGGGCGGTGCCACCCACAAGGGCGTGGTCAATGCCGATAGCGCCCGTTCGGCGCGCGCCGACCTGCGCGTGCAGGGGCTCACGCCGCTGGCGGTGGAAGCCATCGAGCTGCAGGTCGATGCGCAGGGCGTGGCGAAAAGCCGCGGCTTTCGCGAGCGTCTGTCGCAGGTGGAACTGGCGCTCTTCACGCGCCAGCTGGCCAGCCTGCTGGAAGCGGGACTGCCGCTGGAGCAGGCCTTTACCGCCTTGCTGGAGCAGGCCGAACGCCCGTATGTGCGCGACCTGATCGCCTCGATCCGCTCCGAAGTGATGGGCGGCGCGTCGTTCTCTGACGCGCTGTCGCGCCACCCGCGCGACTTTGCCGAAATTTTCCGCGCCCTGGTGGCCTCGGGCGAACAGATTGGCCACCTGGCGCGCGTGCTCTCGCGCCTGGCCGACTACATCGAACGGCGCAACGCGCTGGTGCAGAAGGTGCGTCTGGCGTTTACCTATCCGGCCATCGTCACCGTGGTCGCGTTTGCGATTGTGATCTTCCTGCTGACCTATGTGGTGCCGCAGATCGTGTCGGTGTTTGCCAACACCAAGCAGAAGCTGCCGTTCCTGACGGTGATGATGCTGGGCGTGTCCAACTTTGTGCGCAGTTACGGCATCGTGGTCGGTATCGCCCTGATCGCAGCGTTTGTGGCCTGGCGCCGCACGCTGCAAAATCCTGCCGTGAAGCGGCGCTGGCATGCCTGGCTGCTGACCGCGCCCATCTACGGCAAGTTCGAGCGCAGCCTGAACACGGCCCGCTTTGCCAGCACGCTGGCCATTACCACCGGTTCCGGCGTGCCCATCCTGCGCGCGCTCGATACCAGCCGCGATACGCTGTCCAACGTGGCCATGAAAGAGCTGGTGGAGCAGGCCAGCGCCAGTGTGCGCGAAGGCGTGAGCCTGGCGCGGGCGCTGTCGGCGCAGCGCCATTTCCCGCCCATGCTGATTCACATGATCCGCGCCGGCGAGATCACCGGCGAATTGCCGGCCATGCTGGAACGGGCCGCCAACTCGCAGCAGCAGGACCTTGAGCGCCGCACCCTGACCATTGCCGGCCTGCTCGAGCCCTTCCTGATCCTGTCCATGGGTGTGGTGGTACTGCTGATCGTGCTCGCGGTGCTCATGCCTATTATCGAAATTAATCAGCTGGTGCGGTAA